The genomic segment CCAGGCCGCGTCCGCCAGCTCCAGGTCCGGCGACGGGTCGCCCGTCTCCAGCGCCTCGGCGGCCAGGTGCGCCATGCGCTCGGACACCCAGTCCTGCCACGGCTGGTCGTACGCGGTCAGCGACAGCCAGGTCTCCAGCTGGGTCACGACCCGGATGCCGGAGAGCTCACCGCCCGCGTCCGAGAGGAAGATGGTCAGCGCCAGGGCGTCCCGCCCCGCACGGAACTCGAAGGACGTCGGCGGCATCAGGTCACCCGTCCGCAGCAGCTCCTCGGCGATGTACTCGGCGTAGAACCACGCCATCGGGACGGCCAGTTCGCCGCCGCCGGCGCCGTCCGTGCTCTCTTGACCTCTGTGCAGCATCCCTTCCTGCCTTCCTCCGGTGCGTGCGCGTCGCCCGACCCCGGGCCTGGAGACCAGGCCCCGGCCCCCATCCGGAACACGGATAGAAGACAGCTGATTGCTCAACTGGGGTCTTAGCAAGGCGCTTTACGGAGGTTTGACTCGGCCATGGGTTTCACCGCAGGTCGGCCGCGTATCCCGGAAGCACCCGGCGTAGGGCGCGCAGCGCGTAGTACGCGCGGGACTTCACCGTACCGGGCGGGATTCCGAGGGCTTGGGCTGCTTCCGCCACACTCGCCCCCTGGAAGTACACCTGCACCAGTACTTCGCGGTGCTCGGGAGTGAGTGTCTTCACAGCTTCCCGCACATCGAGGGTCGCCACCGACCGTTCGGCGTGATCGGCCATCACACGCGCGTTCTCCAGCACCGCGTCCCCCACCTCGGCGGGACGCGCCTGCCGGGCCCGCCGCGCGTCTATGGCGAGCCGCCGCCCGACGGTGAGCAGCCAGGGGCGTACGGAGTCGAAGTCGTCGGCGCGTAGCGCCTCGGGGTGTTGCCAGGCGCGCACGAAGGTCTCCTGCACCAGGTCCTCGGCGCGATGGCGGTCCCCGTCGGAGAGCCGCAGCAGCAGGGCGAAGAGGGGGCGGCCGTGTTCGCGCTGGAGCTCGGCCAGCTCGTGTTCGGCGGTCGTCCCGTGGGTGATCGTGGTTCCGGCCGTCATGGCCGTATGGGAACGCGGGGCGTGTCGCGTGGACAGAGGCCGGTCACGGATGTGCGGCGGGCGGTCGAACCTGTCGACGAACGGTGCGACGAACGGTCTGCCGGTGGCCGGGGGCTCTGCCCTCGGGCCCCCCGCTTCCCCCTCGTCGCCTCCGGCGATGTGTTCCCGCACGTGTCGATCACCGAGAAGCAGCACGGGTACGACGCGTGCTCCGCGGCCTCCGGCCCCACGCTGGACGACGGCGCGCCCGGTATCCGCCGCACGCCGGACGTGCCGCCGTGCGGCCGTCCTGGGCCCGCCCTCGGCCCCGTCCGGCGGCCGGGGGTCTAGGGCGTGTTTCGGAAGTCCCTTCTGCTCTGCGACGCCCGGCACGCTCCCCCACTATCGGCTCCGCTCGAGCGGGAGGGA from the Streptomyces sp. NBC_00310 genome contains:
- a CDS encoding sigma-70 family RNA polymerase sigma factor, yielding MTAGTTITHGTTAEHELAELQREHGRPLFALLLRLSDGDRHRAEDLVQETFVRAWQHPEALRADDFDSVRPWLLTVGRRLAIDARRARQARPAEVGDAVLENARVMADHAERSVATLDVREAVKTLTPEHREVLVQVYFQGASVAEAAQALGIPPGTVKSRAYYALRALRRVLPGYAADLR